The Thermogemmatispora onikobensis nucleotide sequence CTGGATGAGGAACGCCCAGTACGCGGGCGCGAGCTTGACTGGCGCCGCGTGAGCCGCGCCTATCGCTACCGCGGTCGCACCGAAGATCACTGATCTGTGCTATAGTTAGGGAGGAGCGAAGGACCGGAAGCGCTGAGGTGCTTTAGGCGCCGGTTGAATGCTCCTTTCCACCCAGATCAGATAGAGCAGCGGGGCTGGCAGGAACACGCGCGTGTGCGCGAACAGAGCAAGAGAAGGTAGGCAGACAAGAGAGGAGAGTGGCAAGCAATGGCCAAAGTGACGACCCACGGCGGCGATACAGGTTATACCGGGCTGCTTGGGGAGCAGCGCGTCCCGAAGTACGATCCGCGCCCGGAGACCTTCGGCACGGTCGATGAAGCCACATCCGCGCTTGGTCTGGCGCGCGCTGTGGCCAGGGATCAACGAGTCAAGGACCTCATCTATCGCCTCCAGCAGGATCTCTATCTACTCATGGGCGAGCTGGCTACCCCCCCAGAAAACTATGAGAAGATCGGGCTACGCATTACCGCTGAGCATGTGCAGCGCCTGGAGACCGAGGCCGAGCAGCTGAAACGCGAGGTAGAGATTCCTAACCGCTTCATTATCCCCGGCGACACACCCGATGGGGCGGCCCTTGATTTCGCTCGCACCGTGATCCGCCGCGCTGAACGCCTGGCGGTGAAACTGCTCCACGATGGTGTGATCCACAATAGCGAGGTAATCCGCTATCTGAATCGCCTTTCCGATGTGGTTTTTATCCTCGCACGCTATGTTGAGGTACGCTCTTCGCTGGCAACGTTGCCAGGCACCGAACCACGCCAGGCCCCTGACTCACCCTTAGCCGGGTAGACTACTTTCAATTGGTGGCATCCTTTTTTCCTGGCCAGATCTACCAGACTGCAACAAAACGGCTCGCCTGGGCATTACTTCCTGTGAGGGATCTAATTTTTCCTTTCACCTGGTGATGGGAACATATGAAGACTCTGGAAGATGAGTCTCGGCTGACGATCGAGGCCTGCCACGGCTCAACAGCAGCCTTCGAGGCTCTGGTACTCTATTACGAGCCGCGCATCAGGCGCATGCTCTATAGTCTCACACATGATATACAATTAACTCAGGACCTTTGCCAGGAAACGTTCCTGGCAGCTTTTCGTGCTCTGCCA carries:
- a CDS encoding cob(I)yrinic acid a,c-diamide adenosyltransferase, which codes for MAKVTTHGGDTGYTGLLGEQRVPKYDPRPETFGTVDEATSALGLARAVARDQRVKDLIYRLQQDLYLLMGELATPPENYEKIGLRITAEHVQRLETEAEQLKREVEIPNRFIIPGDTPDGAALDFARTVIRRAERLAVKLLHDGVIHNSEVIRYLNRLSDVVFILARYVEVRSSLATLPGTEPRQAPDSPLAG